The Phycisphaerales bacterium AB-hyl4 genome has a window encoding:
- a CDS encoding autotransporter domain-containing protein — MDGHTRITRAGRLLVLLTSLVTAGSALASPIVVTNTHDAGAGSFRDAIAQANASGSASTIQFDASLAGQTLALDSALPLIASDLVVEGGAGLTISGQGQHRIFFVDQGNVTIHNLNLVDGLAQGGRGGDGANSGAGGGGMGAGGALFVNEHAHVTLSNVTLTDNHARGGDGGNAFGGGGAPQGGGGGGGLGGDGGPGGGTAGGGGGGQGAAGGSGVSTTGGGGGGVTNPGDNGGSGGGPGGDGGSEGQQGSPGQTHGGGGGGGGDGSGTSGGAAGQGGDFGGGGGGGINRSGGDGGFGAGGGGRGVNFSAGPSPGTGGFGGGDGSNYQVGGGGGDAYGGAIFVREGGSLTIIDPNISGSGITAGQGGSGTIFSGSAGTTDGAGLYLMHNINAQIGVSENNALVFAEMISGPGGITKTGQGTLVLPTNFTYTGDTHINEGELHLTGSIAGDAFISSDAILSGDGIIAGSLTNAGILSPGNSIGTITIQGDYTHEAAATLRIEFNDAGNTPGVNNDLVDITGHATLEGGSVHVVAQPGDYTAGTQYTFLHAADGRTGTFDNITHENLSYLFTTELSYTADSARFAIVFNTPDYESLGRNRGERAVGRYLESRFTTATGDMVDLFQNLESLDDAGKQNAIQQLTGETIGSGATATLQTLARAQESAFNRIRPGAHIASDLDSPAFNAEVGQPLALAGSNVQPFFADPMAGQRDQPGRWMPWVQGFGEYGDVSGSRNATATGYDYWSGGMMVGIDREVDDHWLVGGRAAYARTRVNSDHDRHRHDIDHYQVGVHARYNEQAWYGLGSAFAGYQRYDSQRRIRFADYDRQGKAKYNGGHLGLAFEVGRKFQQDAWAFQPIAGVQYVYLRRAGFSESGAGSANLQVNAESTQSLRSSLGFNLSRSLYQQPDAHLMLHLRGRWVYEFLDDAGPVTARFADAVDAFTVESATVDRHTAVLGTGLGWQLNERTSLGVHYDATLNSHFVSHHGSVAMSFAW; from the coding sequence ATGGATGGACACACGCGCATCACGCGGGCCGGTCGGCTGCTGGTTCTGTTGACGAGCCTCGTCACCGCTGGCAGCGCCCTCGCCTCGCCGATCGTCGTCACCAACACCCACGACGCCGGCGCAGGCTCGTTCCGCGACGCCATTGCCCAGGCCAACGCCTCCGGCAGCGCCAGCACCATCCAATTCGACGCCAGCCTCGCCGGCCAGACCCTCGCCCTCGACAGCGCCCTGCCCCTGATCGCAAGCGACCTCGTCGTCGAAGGCGGCGCAGGCCTGACCATCTCCGGCCAGGGCCAACACCGCATCTTCTTCGTCGACCAGGGCAACGTCACCATCCACAACCTCAACCTCGTCGACGGCCTCGCCCAGGGCGGCCGCGGCGGCGACGGTGCCAACTCCGGCGCGGGCGGCGGCGGCATGGGTGCCGGCGGCGCACTGTTCGTCAACGAACACGCACACGTCACCCTCTCCAACGTCACACTCACCGACAACCACGCCCGCGGCGGCGACGGCGGCAACGCCTTCGGCGGCGGCGGTGCACCACAAGGCGGTGGCGGCGGCGGCGGACTCGGCGGCGATGGCGGGCCCGGCGGCGGCACGGCTGGCGGCGGCGGTGGCGGACAGGGCGCGGCGGGTGGCAGCGGCGTATCCACCACCGGCGGTGGCGGTGGCGGTGTCACCAACCCCGGCGACAACGGCGGCAGCGGCGGCGGGCCCGGCGGCGACGGCGGCAGCGAAGGGCAGCAAGGCAGCCCCGGCCAAACGCACGGCGGCGGCGGCGGCGGCGGCGGTGACGGCAGCGGCACCAGCGGCGGCGCGGCAGGGCAGGGCGGCGACTTCGGCGGGGGCGGCGGCGGCGGCATCAACCGCAGCGGCGGCGATGGCGGCTTCGGTGCAGGCGGCGGCGGACGCGGCGTCAACTTCAGCGCAGGCCCCTCGCCTGGCACAGGCGGCTTCGGCGGCGGCGATGGCAGCAACTACCAGGTCGGCGGCGGCGGCGGCGATGCCTACGGCGGAGCCATCTTCGTACGCGAAGGCGGCTCGCTCACCATCATCGACCCCAACATCTCCGGCAGCGGCATCACCGCCGGCCAAGGCGGCAGCGGCACGATCTTCAGCGGCAGCGCCGGCACGACCGACGGCGCGGGCCTCTACCTCATGCACAACATCAACGCGCAGATCGGCGTCTCCGAAAACAACGCACTCGTCTTCGCAGAGATGATCTCAGGCCCCGGTGGCATCACCAAGACCGGCCAGGGCACGCTCGTCCTCCCCACCAACTTCACCTACACCGGCGACACACACATCAACGAAGGCGAACTCCACCTCACCGGCTCCATCGCCGGCGACGCCTTCATCTCCAGCGACGCCATCCTCTCCGGCGACGGCATCATCGCCGGCAGCCTCACCAACGCCGGCATCCTCAGCCCCGGCAACTCCATCGGCACGATCACCATCCAGGGCGACTACACCCACGAAGCCGCCGCCACCCTGCGCATCGAATTCAACGACGCAGGCAACACCCCCGGCGTCAACAACGACCTCGTCGACATCACCGGCCACGCCACGCTCGAAGGCGGCAGCGTTCACGTCGTCGCCCAGCCCGGCGACTACACCGCCGGCACGCAGTACACCTTCCTCCACGCCGCCGACGGCCGAACGGGCACGTTCGACAACATCACCCACGAAAACCTCAGCTACCTGTTCACCACCGAACTCAGCTACACCGCCGACAGCGCCCGTTTCGCCATCGTCTTCAACACGCCCGACTACGAATCGCTCGGCCGAAACCGCGGCGAACGCGCCGTCGGCCGATACCTCGAAAGCCGATTCACCACCGCCACCGGCGACATGGTCGACCTCTTCCAGAATCTCGAATCACTCGACGACGCAGGCAAACAAAACGCCATCCAGCAACTCACCGGCGAAACCATCGGCAGCGGCGCAACCGCCACACTGCAAACCCTCGCCCGCGCACAAGAGTCCGCCTTCAACCGCATCCGACCCGGCGCTCACATCGCAAGCGACCTCGACAGCCCCGCATTCAACGCCGAGGTCGGCCAGCCGCTCGCGCTGGCGGGCAGCAACGTTCAGCCGTTCTTCGCAGACCCGATGGCGGGCCAACGCGACCAGCCCGGCCGATGGATGCCCTGGGTCCAGGGCTTTGGTGAGTACGGCGACGTCAGCGGCTCACGCAACGCCACCGCCACCGGCTACGACTACTGGAGCGGCGGCATGATGGTCGGCATCGACCGCGAAGTCGACGACCACTGGCTCGTCGGCGGCCGCGCCGCATACGCACGCACGCGCGTCAACAGCGATCACGATCGACATCGACACGACATCGACCACTACCAGGTCGGCGTGCACGCGCGATACAACGAGCAGGCGTGGTACGGCCTCGGCAGTGCGTTCGCAGGCTATCAACGCTACGACTCGCAGCGCCGCATCCGCTTCGCCGACTACGATCGCCAAGGCAAAGCCAAGTACAACGGCGGCCACCTTGGGCTCGCCTTCGAGGTCGGCCGAAAGTTTCAGCAGGACGCATGGGCCTTCCAACCCATCGCGGGCGTGCAGTATGTCTACCTCCGCCGCGCGGGCTTCAGCGAGTCCGGCGCGGGCTCGGCCAACCTTCAGGTCAACGCCGAGAGCACGCAGTCGCTTCGATCCAGCCTCGGCTTCAACCTGTCGCGCAGCCTCTACCAGCAGCCCGACGCGCACCTCATGCTGCACTTGCGCGGCCGATGGGTCTACGAGTTCCTCGACGACGCCGGCCCCGTGACCGCCCGCTTCGCCGACGCCGTCGACGCGTTCACCGTCGAGTCCGCCACCGTCGACCGCCACACCGCTGTCCTCGGCACGGGCCTCGGCTGGCAACTTAACGAACGCACCAGCCTCGGCGTGCACTACGACGCAACGCTCAACAGCCACTTCGTCAGCCACCACGGGTCGGTGGCGATGAGTTTCGCCTGGTAA